Proteins encoded together in one Deinococcus hopiensis KR-140 window:
- a CDS encoding HAD family hydrolase: MRLPDHPSALRAVLFDRDGTIATTDREVYREAAGWLGARTGLDTRSISQTLLAHWQERAEGWREVRSEADEEAFWAAYMDALAQRLKLGRAHAAALLENFPYERYLKAVPDAREVLSRLRARGLKIGVLSNTFPSIDRTLAATGLADLVDVAVASCAVGVHKPDAGAFGAALERLGLPAEAVLFVDDLPENVEAARALGMAAVRIDLTGQAGNAIHSLGALLPMLDGPA, from the coding sequence ATGCGGCTGCCTGACCATCCTTCTGCCCTCCGCGCCGTGCTGTTCGACCGGGACGGAACCATCGCCACCACCGACCGGGAGGTCTACCGCGAAGCGGCGGGGTGGCTGGGGGCCCGCACCGGCCTGGACACGCGGTCGATCTCACAAACGCTGTTGGCCCACTGGCAGGAACGCGCGGAGGGCTGGCGCGAGGTGCGGTCCGAGGCGGACGAGGAGGCGTTCTGGGCAGCGTATATGGACGCCTTGGCACAGCGGCTGAAGCTGGGCAGGGCGCATGCGGCGGCGCTGCTGGAAAACTTTCCCTACGAGCGGTACCTCAAGGCGGTGCCGGACGCGCGGGAGGTGCTGAGCCGCCTGCGGGCGCGGGGCCTGAAAATCGGGGTGCTGAGCAACACCTTCCCGAGCATCGACCGGACGCTGGCGGCCACTGGCCTCGCCGACCTGGTGGACGTGGCGGTGGCGAGCTGCGCGGTGGGCGTCCACAAGCCGGATGCGGGCGCGTTCGGCGCGGCGCTCGAAAGGCTGGGTCTGCCCGCGGAGGCGGTGCTGTTCGTGGACGATTTGCCCGAGAACGTGGAGGCGGCGCGGGCGCTGGGCATGGCGGCCGTGCGGATTGACCTGACTGGGCAGGCGGGAAACGCCATCCACAGTCTGGGGGCCCTGCTGCCGATGCTGGACGGTCCCGCTTGA
- a CDS encoding metallophosphoesterase family protein, translating into MRLAFISDLHGNIHALTAMKRFLVDQAVNRVIVIGDLVGYGASPGPVIDFVSREGWTAGMGSSDMRVALELGERADRHGVADQVLSWTRQVLTPGQLEYLRSLPPGGRLMTPVGRVRYFHGSPHAPDERLDLMAPERELEELAERLNARVIVVGGSHVPFVRVIDDTTFVDPGSVGLSLNHEPGADVAIVDCVGRRPKVTLHKVSYDYASSAFDIMAWNLPPVIAEVIRTGRMG; encoded by the coding sequence TTGAGATTGGCTTTTATCAGTGACTTGCACGGCAACATTCACGCGCTGACCGCGATGAAGCGCTTTTTGGTGGACCAGGCGGTCAACCGCGTCATCGTGATCGGTGACCTCGTGGGCTACGGGGCCTCGCCCGGACCGGTGATCGACTTCGTGTCCCGGGAGGGCTGGACCGCCGGCATGGGATCGAGCGACATGCGCGTCGCCCTCGAGCTCGGCGAACGGGCAGACCGGCACGGCGTCGCAGATCAGGTCCTGAGCTGGACGCGCCAGGTCCTGACCCCCGGGCAGCTGGAATACCTGCGTTCCCTGCCGCCGGGTGGCCGCCTGATGACGCCGGTGGGGCGCGTGCGGTACTTTCACGGCTCACCCCATGCCCCCGACGAGCGCCTTGACCTGATGGCTCCCGAGCGCGAACTCGAGGAGCTCGCCGAGCGGCTCAACGCCCGGGTGATCGTCGTGGGCGGCTCTCACGTGCCGTTCGTGCGCGTGATAGACGACACCACCTTCGTGGACCCCGGTTCGGTGGGACTGTCGCTCAACCACGAGCCCGGTGCGGACGTGGCCATCGTGGACTGCGTGGGCCGCCGCCCCAAGGTCACCCTGCACAAGGTGAGCTACGACTACGCCTCCTCCGCCTTCGACATCATGGCCTGGAACCTGCCGCCGGTGATCGCGGAGGTGATCCGGACGGGACGCATGGGCTAG
- a CDS encoding aldose epimerase family protein, with the protein MNVSTPGESHPPVTVQPWGNAPDGQPLFLYTLAGAGGLRAALTNFGAILVSLHAPDRAGVPADVVLGHDRAEPYFDPATSPYFGATIGRYGNRIRGGRFTLDGQVHQLALNNGPNALHGGPTGFHARVWEGRILGGPVPAVEFSYLSADGEEGYPGNVAARVTYTLTQDALVIDYAASTDAPTVLNLTNHTYWNLAGGERDVLDHELTLHADQITAVDETLIPTGELRPVAGTPLDFRTGRRIGERVNDEDEQLRFAGGYDHNFVLRGSGLRTVGELFDPTSGRVLTVQTTEPGVQFYSGNFLDGSIAGKGGQVYGHRWAACLETQHFPDSPGHPDFPNVVLRPGETFTSRTVYRCSVRA; encoded by the coding sequence ATGAACGTATCCACGCCCGGCGAGTCCCACCCACCCGTCACCGTGCAGCCCTGGGGCAACGCCCCAGACGGTCAGCCCCTGTTTCTCTACACGCTGGCGGGCGCTGGCGGCCTGCGGGCCGCCCTCACCAACTTTGGGGCCATCCTGGTCAGCCTGCACGCGCCGGACCGCGCCGGTGTCCCGGCCGACGTCGTGCTGGGGCACGACCGGGCCGAGCCCTACTTCGATCCGGCGACCTCGCCGTACTTCGGCGCCACCATCGGGCGCTACGGCAACCGCATCCGCGGAGGGCGCTTTACCCTGGACGGCCAGGTGCACCAGCTTGCCCTGAACAACGGCCCCAACGCCCTTCACGGCGGCCCCACCGGCTTTCACGCCCGGGTATGGGAAGGCCGGATACTCGGCGGGCCCGTTCCCGCCGTCGAATTCTCGTACCTCAGCGCGGACGGGGAAGAGGGCTACCCGGGCAACGTCGCCGCGCGCGTGACGTATACCCTCACGCAAGACGCCCTGGTCATCGACTACGCGGCCAGCACCGACGCGCCCACCGTCCTCAACCTGACCAACCACACCTACTGGAACCTGGCGGGCGGGGAACGTGACGTTCTGGACCACGAACTGACCCTGCACGCGGACCAGATCACGGCCGTGGACGAAACCCTGATTCCCACCGGTGAGCTGCGCCCGGTGGCGGGCACGCCGCTGGACTTCCGCACGGGCAGGCGCATCGGCGAGCGGGTGAACGACGAGGACGAGCAGTTGCGCTTCGCGGGGGGGTATGACCACAACTTCGTGCTGCGGGGCTCGGGGCTCCGGACGGTGGGCGAACTGTTTGATCCCACCTCCGGCCGCGTGCTGACGGTGCAGACCACCGAACCCGGCGTGCAGTTTTACTCGGGCAACTTTCTCGACGGCTCCATCGCTGGCAAGGGCGGGCAGGTGTATGGCCACCGCTGGGCCGCGTGCCTGGAAACCCAGCATTTTCCCGACTCGCCGGGCCACCCCGACTTTCCGAACGTGGTGCTGCGCCCCGGCGAGACCTTCACGTCGCGCACCGTTTACCGCTGCTCGGTGCGGGCCTGA
- the aspS gene encoding aspartate--tRNA ligase, whose amino-acid sequence MKRSCYIGELGEAHVGRTVTLQGWATRRRDLGGLIFIELRDRSGTVQVEVEPDSPAFAGADAVRSEYVLEVEGRFRLRPEAQRKGGLGDYEVMASRVAVLNAAKTPPFELDKGDAVAEDIRLKYRYLDLRRAEMQRNLILRSKAVAAVTRFLDGEGFLQVETPMLTKSTPEGARDFLVPSRLNPGEFYALPQSPQLFKQLLMISGIDRYYQLARCFRDEDLRADRQPDFTQLDMEMSFVTQEDVLELQERLLSAVFRDVLGVELALPFPRLSYREAMDRYGSDKPDLRFGSSFVDVTDLFRAGAFQAFAEAGAVKVLAAPELTRRQIDELERVAKQNGARGLAWLRRAGDGFTGGISKFVQEQAAALIGRTGVQEGGTLLFAAGEWKRAVTALGAVRLALRDLFDLAAGGPPFHVSWVLDFPQLEFDEASGAWTYMHHPFTAPHPDDVSLFGTPGQGEMRAQAYDLVLNGFEVGGGSIRIHDPEVQEKMFAAIGFTPEQAAEKFGFFLDALAYGTPPHGGIAWGFDRLVMVMAGAASIREVIAFPKNNRGADLMAQAPSPVEDAQLAEVGVAVRDSGAV is encoded by the coding sequence GTGAAACGGAGCTGTTATATCGGTGAACTCGGTGAGGCCCACGTCGGGCGGACGGTCACCTTGCAGGGCTGGGCCACCCGCAGGCGGGACCTCGGCGGGCTGATCTTTATCGAACTGCGCGACCGCTCGGGCACCGTGCAGGTGGAGGTGGAGCCGGACTCGCCGGCGTTTGCCGGAGCGGACGCGGTGCGCAGCGAATATGTGCTGGAGGTGGAGGGCCGCTTCCGGCTGCGCCCGGAAGCGCAGCGCAAGGGGGGCCTGGGCGACTACGAGGTGATGGCCTCGCGCGTGGCGGTGCTGAACGCCGCGAAGACCCCACCCTTCGAACTGGACAAGGGCGACGCGGTGGCCGAGGACATTCGCCTCAAGTACCGCTACCTGGACCTGCGCCGGGCGGAGATGCAGCGAAATCTGATTCTGCGCTCAAAGGCGGTGGCGGCGGTCACGCGCTTTCTGGACGGTGAGGGCTTCCTTCAAGTGGAGACGCCGATGCTCACCAAATCCACGCCGGAAGGGGCGCGGGATTTTCTGGTGCCCAGCCGGCTGAATCCGGGTGAGTTCTACGCGTTGCCGCAGTCGCCACAGCTGTTCAAGCAACTGCTGATGATCTCCGGGATAGACCGCTACTACCAGCTCGCGCGCTGCTTCCGCGACGAGGACCTGCGCGCGGACCGGCAGCCCGACTTCACGCAGCTCGATATGGAGATGAGCTTCGTGACGCAAGAAGACGTGCTGGAGCTGCAAGAAAGGCTGTTGAGCGCCGTCTTCCGCGACGTGCTGGGCGTGGAGCTGGCCCTCCCCTTTCCGCGGCTGAGCTACCGGGAAGCGATGGACCGCTACGGCTCGGACAAGCCGGACCTGCGCTTTGGTTCCAGCTTCGTGGACGTGACGGACCTGTTCCGGGCTGGGGCGTTTCAGGCCTTTGCGGAGGCGGGGGCGGTCAAGGTGCTGGCTGCGCCAGAACTCACGCGCAGGCAGATCGACGAGTTGGAGCGGGTGGCGAAGCAAAACGGGGCGCGGGGACTGGCGTGGCTGAGGCGCGCTGGGGACGGCTTTACCGGTGGGATCAGCAAGTTCGTCCAGGAGCAGGCGGCGGCGCTGATCGGGCGGACGGGCGTGCAGGAGGGCGGCACGCTGCTGTTCGCGGCGGGCGAGTGGAAGAGGGCCGTAACGGCGCTGGGGGCCGTGCGGCTGGCGCTGCGGGACCTGTTTGATCTGGCGGCAGGTGGGCCACCGTTTCACGTGTCGTGGGTGCTGGATTTTCCCCAGCTGGAGTTCGACGAGGCGTCGGGGGCCTGGACGTACATGCACCACCCGTTTACCGCGCCGCATCCGGACGACGTTTCCCTCTTCGGTACCCCGGGGCAGGGCGAGATGCGGGCGCAGGCGTATGACCTGGTGCTGAACGGCTTCGAGGTCGGCGGCGGGTCCATCCGTATCCATGACCCAGAGGTGCAGGAAAAGATGTTCGCGGCCATCGGCTTCACGCCCGAGCAGGCCGCAGAGAAGTTCGGCTTCTTTCTCGACGCGCTCGCGTATGGCACGCCCCCCCACGGCGGAATCGCCTGGGGCTTTGACCGGCTGGTGATGGTGATGGCGGGCGCGGCGAGCATCCGCGAGGTGATCGCCTTTCCGAAGAACAACCGGGGGGCGGACCTGATGGCGCAGGCCCCCTCGCCGGTGGAGGACGCGCAGCTGGCCGAGGTGGGCGTGGCGGTGCGGGATTCGGGGGCGGTCTGA
- the lnt gene encoding apolipoprotein N-acyltransferase: MPTVPPFLTAALLGALLAACGLPLPWSFLSPLPLAFALAFAARAGTPRQVAGRLWWAAGVQSAVHLWWLTAFLAKLFGSPVMGTLAIALYALEGTFFAGMAWLVARAFRTPLARVWGLAGGWVLLEWLRFLGPLAFPWPSLGYTLLPTPALQIADLGGVLLGSVLVAATAASLVSLRWGSHRPHALLTFTWLAALAYGITRLPGEGPVQPVLALRTTFDSFGRATQYVSPEQQLEAQRRLSSARTPGELVIWSETALTASRSTTFFPSFPAPGISGLGTPQGEIPRRNSVIGIDAAGQLTTRSEKARLVPFGEYFPLYGPLRPAYGLIERTLGFELTPIPAAQTLTPLTLGGVAYGAYVCYDSVFPWVARQLANKGARLLVNPSNDGWYDGWGVQQHFMMGRVRAIETRRWLVRSVNDGVAGAVDDLGRPVQTLERGEGAVHVRPRLLSGQTLYMRLGDLPALLLAGALLLYAARLERRSR; the protein is encoded by the coding sequence GTGCCTACAGTGCCGCCCTTTCTGACCGCCGCCCTGCTCGGCGCGCTGCTCGCTGCCTGCGGCCTGCCGCTGCCCTGGAGCTTCCTGTCGCCGCTTCCCCTGGCGTTCGCGCTCGCCTTTGCGGCCCGCGCCGGTACGCCGCGGCAGGTCGCGGGCCGCCTGTGGTGGGCCGCCGGTGTCCAGAGCGCCGTCCACCTGTGGTGGCTGACTGCCTTTCTCGCCAAGCTGTTTGGAAGCCCGGTCATGGGCACACTTGCCATTGCGCTGTACGCCCTGGAGGGCACATTTTTTGCGGGGATGGCCTGGCTCGTCGCCCGCGCCTTTCGCACGCCCCTCGCCCGGGTCTGGGGACTGGCGGGAGGCTGGGTCCTGCTGGAATGGCTGCGCTTCCTGGGTCCGCTCGCCTTTCCGTGGCCCTCCCTGGGCTACACGCTGCTGCCCACACCTGCCCTGCAGATCGCGGACCTGGGAGGCGTGCTGCTGGGCAGCGTCCTTGTGGCCGCCACCGCCGCCTCGCTCGTCTCCCTGCGCTGGGGCAGCCACCGGCCCCACGCGCTGCTGACCTTCACCTGGCTCGCGGCCCTGGCCTACGGCATCACGCGCCTTCCGGGCGAGGGCCCGGTGCAGCCGGTGCTGGCGCTGCGCACGACCTTCGATTCCTTCGGCCGGGCCACCCAGTACGTCTCGCCCGAGCAGCAGCTGGAAGCGCAGCGCCGCCTGAGCTCCGCCAGGACCCCCGGCGAACTGGTGATCTGGAGTGAAACCGCCCTCACAGCCAGCCGGTCGACCACCTTTTTCCCGTCCTTTCCCGCGCCCGGCATCAGCGGCCTGGGCACCCCCCAGGGCGAGATCCCCAGGCGCAACAGCGTGATCGGCATCGATGCCGCGGGGCAGCTGACCACACGCAGCGAAAAAGCCCGCCTGGTGCCCTTTGGAGAGTATTTTCCCCTCTACGGCCCGCTGCGTCCCGCCTACGGCCTGATCGAGAGGACGCTGGGCTTTGAGCTGACGCCCATTCCCGCCGCGCAGACGCTCACGCCCCTTACCCTGGGTGGCGTCGCCTACGGCGCTTACGTCTGCTACGACAGCGTGTTTCCCTGGGTGGCGCGGCAGCTGGCGAACAAGGGCGCGCGGCTGCTCGTCAACCCCAGCAACGACGGCTGGTACGACGGCTGGGGCGTGCAGCAGCACTTCATGATGGGCCGGGTGCGCGCCATCGAGACGCGGCGCTGGCTGGTCCGGAGCGTCAACGATGGCGTTGCGGGCGCGGTGGACGATCTCGGGCGGCCCGTACAGACGCTGGAGCGGGGCGAGGGAGCCGTGCACGTGCGGCCCCGGCTGCTGTCGGGGCAGACCCTGTATATGCGCCTGGGCGATCTGCCCGCCCTGCTGCTCGCGGGCGCGCTGCTCCTGTACGCCGCGCGGCTGGAACGGCGAAGTCGGTAA
- a CDS encoding IPT/TIG domain-containing protein, translating into MVRFFFASLLFLGVLSSCAPRQGAVAGVTVTPVLIKLSESAPRGGTLTVQGRFLGGPNTGRVRLGADLNGTGGYTFPGSAVQSWTDSQIVLTIPADAPVGGSWLFVDVGGMQSTGLPYSVRQ; encoded by the coding sequence ATGGTGCGTTTCTTCTTTGCTTCTTTACTGTTTCTCGGCGTCCTGTCGTCCTGCGCTCCCCGCCAGGGAGCGGTGGCGGGCGTCACCGTCACGCCCGTCTTGATCAAGCTCTCCGAATCCGCGCCGCGCGGGGGAACCCTGACCGTCCAGGGCCGCTTCCTGGGTGGACCCAACACGGGCCGCGTTCGGCTGGGCGCCGACCTGAACGGCACCGGCGGCTACACCTTCCCGGGCAGCGCCGTGCAGTCCTGGACCGACAGCCAGATCGTCCTCACCATTCCCGCCGACGCCCCCGTGGGCGGATCGTGGCTGTTTGTGGACGTGGGCGGCATGCAGTCCACCGGACTGCCCTACAGCGTGCGCCAGTAG
- the hisS gene encoding histidine--tRNA ligase → MPLQRPKGTQDHLPDGSPKLSRDVQASAFRHVQEVARRALERAGAQFIGTPLFEEAELVQRGVGGSTDIVRKEMFTVYYFGDHGGYVLRPEATAGVVRAYLEGGLKQLPAPLKLWTHGPMFRAERQQKGRLRQFHQVDYEVLGSPDPLVDAEAVALMWAVAVQLGLQRGRIKLGSIGDPADREAYNGYLRALFTPHLERLSDDSKDRLTRNPMRILDSKSAQDQDLIGELGVRPMLDFLGEDARTHFGAVQASLRAWEVPFDIDPSIVRGLDYYRRTAWELHHEGVGAKSALGGGGRYDGLAAQLGGPEVPAVGWALGIERLLLALEDEGVAFPEVQGPLLFLAAMDEQNVGLAAQIGLQARKAGRVEFAYRALKPGSVFKEADRRRARLAAVIGSEEAARGVLNIKDLKTGESREVAVSELHTFLEERA, encoded by the coding sequence ATGCCTCTGCAGCGCCCCAAGGGCACCCAGGATCACCTTCCGGACGGCAGTCCAAAGCTCTCGAGAGACGTTCAGGCCTCCGCCTTTCGACACGTACAGGAGGTGGCGCGGCGGGCGCTGGAGCGGGCGGGAGCGCAGTTTATCGGAACGCCTCTCTTTGAAGAGGCGGAGCTGGTTCAGCGCGGCGTGGGCGGCTCCACCGACATCGTTCGCAAGGAGATGTTCACGGTGTACTACTTCGGGGACCACGGCGGGTACGTGCTGCGGCCCGAGGCGACGGCGGGCGTGGTGCGGGCCTACCTGGAGGGCGGCCTCAAGCAGTTGCCCGCGCCGCTGAAGCTGTGGACGCACGGACCGATGTTCAGGGCCGAGCGGCAGCAAAAGGGCCGTTTGCGCCAGTTCCACCAGGTGGACTACGAGGTGCTGGGCAGCCCCGATCCTCTTGTGGACGCCGAAGCGGTTGCGCTGATGTGGGCGGTGGCGGTGCAGCTGGGCCTCCAACGCGGGCGGATCAAGCTCGGCTCCATCGGTGACCCGGCCGACCGGGAAGCGTACAACGGCTACCTGCGCGCGCTGTTCACCCCCCATCTGGAGCGCCTCTCGGACGACAGCAAAGACCGCCTCACGCGCAACCCGATGCGGATTCTGGATTCCAAAAGTGCCCAGGACCAGGACTTGATCGGTGAACTGGGCGTGCGGCCCATGCTCGACTTTCTGGGTGAGGACGCCAGGACGCACTTCGGGGCGGTGCAGGCCTCCCTGCGCGCGTGGGAGGTGCCGTTCGACATCGACCCCTCCATCGTGCGTGGGCTGGATTACTACCGCCGCACGGCCTGGGAGCTGCACCACGAAGGCGTAGGGGCCAAGTCGGCGCTGGGTGGGGGCGGGCGGTATGACGGCCTCGCGGCACAGCTGGGCGGACCGGAAGTGCCCGCCGTGGGCTGGGCCCTGGGCATCGAGCGGCTGCTGCTCGCGCTGGAGGATGAGGGTGTGGCCTTTCCGGAAGTGCAGGGGCCGCTGCTCTTTCTCGCCGCGATGGACGAACAGAACGTGGGGCTCGCGGCGCAGATCGGGCTCCAGGCCCGCAAGGCTGGACGGGTGGAGTTCGCCTACCGGGCGCTGAAGCCGGGAAGCGTCTTCAAGGAAGCGGACCGCCGCCGGGCCCGCCTCGCCGCCGTGATCGGCAGCGAGGAAGCCGCGCGGGGCGTGCTGAACATCAAGGATTTGAAGACGGGCGAGTCGCGGGAAGTGGCCGTCTCGGAACTTCACACTTTTTTGGAGGAGCGGGCGTGA
- a CDS encoding tyrosine-type recombinase/integrase gives MSDLVPYSGDRLTQARAFAGLGDEALRVRAITAARDKACAELWALTMACVTSDTSAGVRLSPHTLRAYRKGVEVLLDHAREHGWNLLRPGRREPALYVAALTSSGLKPATVQARVAAASALYRALRWAGATDADPFRDVKRPKDRTKSIVKNPPYRADFVQALLAEADPQERALLLLMAHAGLRIAEALAVEWAHVDLGRRRLLVAHGKGDKARVVPLSARLREALEALRAERPLPHSGKIVKFSAYSTAYARLQKLALKCGREHEFRGFHAGRKYAGTQLYAAVKDFTRVAGFLGHEQVDTTRRYVELPEDDLGDAVEGFR, from the coding sequence ATGTCTGACCTTGTACCGTACTCCGGGGACCGCCTCACCCAGGCCCGGGCCTTCGCGGGCCTGGGTGACGAGGCCCTCCGGGTCCGGGCCATCACCGCGGCGCGGGACAAGGCGTGTGCGGAGCTGTGGGCGCTGACCATGGCGTGCGTGACCAGCGACACCAGCGCGGGCGTGCGCCTCAGTCCGCACACGCTGCGCGCGTACCGCAAGGGCGTGGAAGTGCTGCTCGACCACGCGCGGGAGCACGGCTGGAACCTGCTGCGCCCGGGGCGGCGCGAGCCGGCGCTGTACGTGGCGGCGCTGACTTCTTCGGGGCTCAAGCCCGCCACGGTGCAGGCGCGGGTGGCGGCGGCCTCGGCGCTGTACCGGGCGTTGCGGTGGGCGGGGGCGACGGACGCCGATCCCTTCCGGGACGTCAAGCGGCCCAAGGACCGGACCAAAAGCATCGTCAAAAATCCGCCGTACCGCGCCGACTTCGTGCAGGCGCTTCTCGCCGAGGCCGATCCGCAGGAACGCGCGCTGCTGCTCCTGATGGCCCACGCGGGGCTGCGGATCGCTGAGGCGCTGGCGGTCGAGTGGGCGCATGTGGACCTGGGCCGCCGCCGACTGCTGGTGGCGCACGGCAAGGGGGACAAGGCGCGCGTGGTGCCGCTCAGCGCCCGGCTGCGTGAGGCGCTCGAAGCCCTCCGGGCCGAGCGTCCCCTTCCCCACTCCGGAAAGATCGTGAAATTCAGCGCGTACTCCACGGCGTACGCGCGGCTGCAAAAGCTCGCCCTGAAGTGTGGCCGGGAACATGAGTTCCGGGGTTTTCACGCGGGCCGGAAGTACGCGGGCACGCAGCTGTACGCCGCCGTGAAGGACTTCACGCGTGTGGCGGGCTTTCTCGGGCACGAGCAGGTGGACACGACGCGCCGGTATGTGGAACTCCCCGAGGACGATCTCGGCGACGCGGTGGAGGGCTTCCGCTAG
- a CDS encoding alanine--glyoxylate aminotransferase family protein, whose product MLDSPADPFAPHTLLTPGPTPLHPRAQQALTRSMRGHMDPEVFAVNAAIQQDLRELYGAGEGTFTALLAGTGSLGMEAGFANLVEPGDEVLVCVNGAFGARMAEMAARYGARVRRVTAPLGQPIDPAQVAANLGGVTLVAMVHGETSTGVLNPLPAVAEVVRGSGALLSVDAVTTAGMEPFSMEAWGIDYVYTGSQKCLSAPPGVAPVAISERALERQATRRTPTPLWYCDFEGLRDYWDRQSYHHTVPVNLHFAFHAALRAALEEGLPQRQARVREMDRAIAAALAPLGFSHYVQDPAARLPTVLALRLPEGFDDAGVRAALREREISVTGGLGATAGLIWRLGLMGEAARPGPYRTLMLALEELLGERGLTDRFEEALGLLVGR is encoded by the coding sequence ATGCTCGACTCGCCTGCTGACCCTTTTGCGCCGCATACCCTGCTGACCCCCGGGCCGACGCCGCTGCACCCCCGGGCGCAGCAGGCGCTGACGCGCTCCATGCGGGGGCACATGGACCCCGAAGTCTTTGCGGTGAATGCAGCGATCCAGCAGGACCTGCGCGAGTTGTACGGAGCAGGGGAGGGCACCTTCACGGCGCTGCTGGCGGGGACGGGCAGCCTGGGCATGGAGGCGGGCTTCGCCAATCTGGTGGAACCGGGCGACGAGGTGCTCGTGTGCGTCAACGGCGCGTTCGGGGCGCGGATGGCCGAGATGGCGGCGCGTTACGGCGCGAGGGTGCGCCGGGTCACGGCTCCGCTGGGACAGCCGATCGATCCAGCGCAGGTGGCCGCGAACCTCGGCGGCGTAACGCTCGTCGCGATGGTCCACGGCGAGACGAGCACGGGCGTACTCAACCCGCTGCCCGCCGTGGCGGAGGTCGTCCGGGGCAGCGGCGCCTTACTCAGTGTGGACGCCGTGACCACCGCCGGTATGGAGCCCTTCTCCATGGAAGCGTGGGGCATCGACTACGTGTATACCGGCTCGCAAAAGTGCCTGTCGGCCCCTCCCGGCGTGGCCCCGGTGGCGATCAGCGAGCGGGCGCTTGAGCGGCAGGCCACCCGCCGCACCCCCACACCGCTGTGGTACTGCGACTTCGAGGGTCTGCGCGACTACTGGGACCGTCAGAGCTACCACCACACCGTGCCCGTCAACCTGCACTTCGCCTTTCACGCGGCGCTGCGCGCCGCCCTCGAAGAAGGGCTGCCCCAGCGTCAAGCACGCGTGCGTGAGATGGACCGGGCGATTGCGGCTGCCCTCGCCCCCCTCGGGTTTTCTCACTATGTGCAAGACCCCGCCGCCCGGCTCCCGACGGTCCTGGCCCTGCGGCTCCCGGAGGGCTTCGACGACGCGGGCGTGCGGGCGGCCCTGCGGGAGCGCGAGATCAGCGTAACGGGCGGCCTCGGGGCCACTGCCGGCCTGATCTGGCGGCTGGGCCTGATGGGCGAGGCCGCGCGCCCCGGCCCCTACCGAACCCTGATGCTGGCGCTGGAGGAGCTGCTCGGCGAGCGCGGCCTCACAGACCGCTTTGAGGAGGCGCTGGGACTGCTGGTCGGGCGGTAA
- a CDS encoding diacylglycerol/lipid kinase family protein, which translates to MTGQTAAPPTPPQTTSKRVLVVFNPRSGQGNSGLEEFVDLLQSLGVEVTQRELSPDTRMEEHLGDVQDHHAVVAAGGDGTVSSLAYAARYKDVPLLAYPAGTANLIAQNLGLSRDPSELARVLLEGHTVRVDLGEIEVKGEKRGFAMLAGAGADAAMIRDSEDLKEKYGELAYVISAMRQINPKKTTFHLVIDGEERTFEGIGVMAANFGMANYRLPITSDISPSDGKFTVVLIKAGNILRLVPNIIDSVRGKLGLGDPMFSGNLETLEAKSVTVDADEPFPLQFDGELHVETTPFTANVLPGAVAFLTPARKTDLDT; encoded by the coding sequence ATGACGGGTCAAACCGCCGCCCCCCCCACTCCGCCCCAGACGACCAGCAAGCGCGTCCTGGTCGTCTTCAATCCCCGCAGCGGTCAGGGGAACAGCGGTCTGGAGGAGTTCGTGGACCTGCTGCAAAGCCTCGGGGTGGAGGTCACGCAGCGTGAGCTCTCGCCAGACACCCGGATGGAAGAACACCTGGGTGACGTGCAAGACCACCACGCCGTCGTCGCCGCCGGGGGAGACGGCACCGTGAGCAGCCTCGCCTACGCGGCGCGCTACAAGGATGTGCCGCTGCTGGCCTACCCGGCGGGAACGGCCAACCTGATCGCGCAGAACCTCGGGTTGTCCCGCGATCCCAGCGAACTCGCCCGGGTGTTGCTGGAGGGCCACACCGTCCGGGTGGACCTGGGGGAGATCGAGGTGAAGGGCGAGAAGCGCGGCTTTGCCATGCTCGCCGGCGCCGGCGCGGACGCCGCGATGATCCGCGACTCCGAAGACCTCAAGGAGAAGTACGGTGAACTCGCCTACGTCATCAGCGCGATGCGGCAGATCAATCCCAAAAAGACCACCTTCCACCTCGTCATCGACGGTGAGGAGCGCACCTTCGAGGGCATCGGCGTCATGGCCGCCAACTTCGGCATGGCCAACTACCGCCTGCCCATCACCTCCGATATCAGCCCCAGCGACGGTAAGTTCACGGTCGTGCTCATCAAGGCCGGGAACATCCTGCGCCTGGTGCCCAACATCATTGACTCCGTCCGCGGCAAGCTCGGCCTCGGCGATCCGATGTTCAGCGGCAACCTCGAAACCCTGGAGGCCAAGAGCGTCACCGTGGATGCCGACGAGCCCTTTCCCCTGCAGTTCGACGGCGAGCTTCACGTCGAGACCACGCCGTTTACCGCCAACGTCTTGCCGGGTGCGGTGGCCTTTTTGACGCCGGCGCGGAAGACAGATCTGGACACCTGA